In the genome of Acidimicrobiia bacterium, one region contains:
- a CDS encoding PQQ-like beta-propeller repeat protein, giving the protein MARRHHYASFLTDGGRTRGSVAGFEGDIGIGRLVLPLVIVAFLAVSIYWWGFRDADDDVGRVLTLEDATIPTLLLPAGVAVDDAGLLLAGVSIECETTPEQWPTFQGSGSREGCTDAPTITTPKIMWSQEVGISGWLNSPIVANNTVYVGSAGVLQGVPDRLDGVYAIDLGTGERKAYFQATHDVNGVAFGNGIVVATGDEGRVWGLSASDMELVWEEQLGVAVFGHPLVIDDMVVVGDADGYVTAYEIRTGTRLWQKQVDGAVRGGASTDGEIIVVAGENRDVVAFDLSGEIVWRREVRSQDTAGALARIYAAPTIVGDLVVITLLREDLFAEPAIAALDKATGDEVWRARDAAGLKNDWGNIRSSPAHVGDLLVYGEAYSDRLIALDALSGDTVWDTVTGSYCYPHWPSPVVVSGQVVLPRHDGGLYAVSVVTGQVEWRIFLGDHGGPGTFPPEFGAEFCQWGPEDSYSILSSPAVAPNGVILVGTLEGWLYAIGDRSW; this is encoded by the coding sequence ATGGCTCGACGACACCACTACGCCAGCTTCCTCACCGACGGCGGGCGCACCCGCGGATCCGTGGCCGGGTTCGAGGGCGACATCGGGATCGGGCGCCTCGTGCTGCCCCTGGTGATCGTCGCCTTCCTGGCGGTGTCCATCTACTGGTGGGGGTTTCGCGACGCCGACGACGACGTGGGAAGGGTGCTCACGCTGGAAGACGCCACCATCCCCACGCTCCTGCTGCCGGCGGGCGTCGCAGTGGACGATGCCGGGCTCCTCCTCGCCGGAGTATCCATCGAGTGCGAGACCACGCCCGAGCAGTGGCCCACTTTCCAGGGCTCGGGCTCCAGAGAGGGGTGCACGGACGCTCCGACGATCACCACGCCCAAGATCATGTGGAGCCAGGAGGTGGGGATCAGCGGGTGGCTGAACAGTCCGATCGTGGCCAACAACACCGTCTACGTGGGGAGCGCGGGCGTCCTCCAGGGAGTCCCGGACCGTCTCGACGGGGTGTACGCCATCGACCTCGGCACGGGAGAGCGCAAGGCCTACTTCCAGGCCACCCATGACGTCAACGGTGTGGCCTTCGGCAACGGGATCGTCGTCGCCACCGGAGACGAGGGTCGGGTCTGGGGCCTGTCGGCATCCGACATGGAACTGGTTTGGGAGGAGCAGCTCGGGGTGGCGGTGTTCGGCCACCCCCTGGTCATCGACGACATGGTGGTCGTGGGCGATGCCGACGGATACGTCACCGCCTACGAGATTCGCACCGGCACGCGCCTGTGGCAGAAGCAGGTGGACGGTGCGGTCCGGGGCGGAGCCAGCACGGATGGCGAGATCATCGTCGTGGCCGGTGAGAACCGCGACGTGGTGGCGTTCGACCTCTCGGGCGAGATCGTGTGGCGCCGCGAGGTGCGCAGCCAGGACACCGCCGGGGCGCTGGCCCGCATCTACGCCGCACCGACCATCGTCGGCGACCTGGTGGTGATCACCCTGCTGCGCGAGGACCTGTTCGCCGAGCCCGCCATCGCCGCCCTCGACAAGGCAACCGGCGATGAGGTGTGGCGGGCACGCGATGCCGCCGGCCTCAAGAACGACTGGGGGAACATCCGATCCTCGCCGGCCCACGTCGGCGACCTCCTGGTCTACGGCGAGGCCTACTCGGACCGGCTGATCGCCCTCGACGCCCTCAGCGGGGACACCGTGTGGGACACGGTCACCGGCTCGTACTGCTACCCGCACTGGCCCTCCCCGGTCGTGGTCTCGGGCCAGGTGGTGCTTCCCCGCCACGACGGCGGCCTCTATGCGGTCTCGGTGGTGACAGGGCAGGTCGAGTGGAGAATCTTCCTCGGCGACCATGGCGGGCCCGGGACCTTCCCGCCCGAGTTCGGGGCCGAGTTCTGCCAGTGGGGACCCGAGGACTCCTACTCGATCCTCTCCTCCCCGGCGGTGGCGCCCAACGGCGTCATCCTGGTCGGCACCCTCGAAGGCTGGCTGTACGCCATCGGCGATCGCTCCTGGTGA
- a CDS encoding NYN domain-containing protein, with protein sequence MDVSEERIALFMDFENLAIGAREDLGGARFEMKPVSDALAERGRVVVRRAYADWNLFEDSRRMLAEHHVEMIEIPQRMGASRKNAADIKMAVDAIELCFERDYITTYVIATGDSDFTPLVHKLRELNRRVVGIGLRASTSAMLPPACDEFLFYETLDGVELPQRAARKPRREAAPAQSQSKSPDVGADLERLVTQTLSGLQRSGSGVVLASSLKRALLRKDPTFSEADHGFRTFGELLRHLADRGVVDLAESGARGDPEVTFKASGGQDEHAFELLRQVVAKGKGPAALSGLKDRIRKIEPAFSEKDYGYGGFLQFSKAAAARGVVEMAWSDDAEEYLLTLPE encoded by the coding sequence ATGGACGTCTCAGAGGAGCGCATCGCCCTCTTCATGGACTTCGAGAACCTGGCGATCGGAGCCCGCGAGGACCTCGGCGGCGCCCGTTTCGAGATGAAGCCGGTTTCGGATGCGCTTGCCGAGCGGGGGCGTGTCGTCGTGCGGCGTGCCTACGCCGACTGGAACCTCTTCGAGGACTCTCGGCGCATGCTGGCCGAACACCACGTCGAGATGATCGAGATCCCGCAGCGGATGGGAGCGAGCCGCAAGAACGCCGCCGACATCAAGATGGCGGTGGACGCCATCGAGCTCTGCTTCGAGCGGGATTACATCACGACGTATGTGATCGCCACCGGGGACAGCGACTTCACCCCGCTGGTCCACAAGCTGCGTGAGCTGAACCGGAGGGTGGTGGGGATCGGCCTGCGGGCCTCCACATCGGCGATGCTTCCCCCGGCCTGCGACGAGTTCCTCTTCTACGAGACCCTGGACGGTGTCGAGTTGCCGCAGCGGGCCGCCCGCAAGCCGCGCCGAGAGGCGGCGCCCGCCCAGTCGCAGTCGAAGTCCCCCGACGTCGGGGCCGACCTGGAGCGCCTGGTCACCCAGACCCTCTCCGGCCTGCAGCGGTCGGGGAGTGGCGTGGTACTCGCCTCGAGCCTGAAGCGCGCCCTGTTGCGCAAGGACCCGACCTTCTCCGAGGCGGATCACGGATTCCGCACCTTCGGCGAGTTGTTGCGTCACCTCGCCGACCGGGGCGTGGTGGACCTGGCCGAGAGCGGGGCGCGCGGCGATCCCGAGGTCACCTTCAAGGCGTCGGGGGGTCAGGACGAGCACGCCTTCGAGTTGTTGCGTCAGGTGGTGGCCAAGGGGAAGGGCCCGGCGGCACTCTCCGGGCTCAAGGATCGGATCCGCAAGATCGAGCCGGCGTTCTCCGAGAAGGACTACGGCTACGGCGGATTCCTGCAGTTCTCCAAGGCGGCGGCGGCCAGGGGCGTGGTCGAGATGGCCTGGTCCGACGACGCCGAGGAGTACCTGCTCACTCTCCCCGAATGA